In one Vibrio sp. VB16 genomic region, the following are encoded:
- a CDS encoding FxsA family protein: protein MFPILLLLFICVPIIEIGLFIQVGGFLGLWPTIALVLVTAFAGASLVRSQGIATLMSVQGRLQQGEMPAQQIIEGVMLAVAGVLLLTPGFMTDALGMLVLLPAPRAKMAKELMKRVKVNTMASGGGFHAQSGFGQSPFGQDPFQPPRDDGNTFEGEYEKKDDDENDGSNNRLK, encoded by the coding sequence GTGTTTCCTATTTTATTGTTGCTTTTTATCTGTGTCCCTATTATCGAAATAGGCCTATTTATTCAAGTTGGTGGGTTTCTTGGATTGTGGCCTACCATAGCGTTGGTGCTTGTTACTGCATTTGCTGGTGCATCGCTTGTGCGCAGTCAAGGTATTGCGACACTCATGTCAGTGCAGGGACGCTTGCAACAAGGTGAGATGCCGGCTCAGCAAATTATTGAGGGAGTTATGTTAGCGGTCGCAGGCGTGCTTTTATTGACACCTGGCTTTATGACTGACGCACTTGGAATGCTTGTTTTATTGCCTGCACCTCGAGCAAAAATGGCGAAAGAGCTGATGAAAAGAGTCAAGGTTAATACGATGGCAAGTGGTGGCGGTTTTCACGCACAAAGTGGATTTGGTCAAAGTCCGTTTGGACAAGATCCTTTCCAACCACCCCGTGATGATGGTAATACTTTCGAAGGAGAGTATGAAAAAAAAGATGATGACGAGAATGATGGATCAAATAATCGCCTGAAATAG
- the aspA gene encoding aspartate ammonia-lyase translates to MNKLNKTAPKAKPATRIEHDLLGERHVPIDAYYGIHTLRAIENFNISNNTISDVPEFVRGMIMTKKAAALANKELSVLPSDVANHIIKACDLILQTGKCMDQFPSDVFQGGAGTSVNMNTNEVIANVALELMGKEKGQYEFINPNDHVNKSQSTNCAYPTGFRVAVYTSIYHLIEAVEYLKGAFDLKNAEFNSVIKMGRTQLQDAVPMTVGQEFRAWSVTINEEIRNLKYIAELLLEVNLGATAIGTGLNAASGYQVLAVKHLADVTGYRCVPAEDLIEATSDCGAYVMAHSALKRLAVKLSKICNDLRLLSSGPRAGFNELNLPELQAGSSIMPAKVNPVVPEVVNQVCFKVMGNDTTIAFAAEGGQLQLNVMEPVIAQSMFESLDLLKNACVNLRDKCIDGITVNKEVCENFVFNSIGIVTYLNPYIGHHEGDIVGRICAETGKNVREVVLERGLLTAEQLDEIFSVENLITPQYKAKRYD, encoded by the coding sequence ATGAACAAACTAAATAAAACAGCGCCAAAAGCAAAGCCCGCCACAAGAATTGAACACGACCTCCTCGGCGAACGCCACGTCCCTATTGATGCTTATTACGGAATTCATACACTCCGTGCGATAGAAAACTTTAATATCTCAAACAATACGATATCCGACGTGCCTGAATTTGTACGCGGAATGATAATGACAAAAAAAGCAGCGGCTCTAGCAAACAAAGAACTTAGTGTTCTTCCTAGTGATGTTGCCAACCATATCATTAAAGCCTGTGACCTTATTTTGCAAACGGGCAAGTGTATGGATCAGTTTCCATCCGATGTTTTTCAAGGTGGTGCCGGCACTTCCGTTAATATGAATACCAACGAAGTGATCGCCAATGTTGCTTTGGAGTTGATGGGCAAAGAAAAAGGTCAATACGAATTTATCAATCCAAACGATCATGTCAACAAAAGCCAATCAACTAACTGCGCCTACCCGACAGGATTCCGCGTTGCGGTTTACACCAGTATTTATCACCTTATTGAAGCCGTCGAGTACCTCAAAGGTGCATTCGATCTAAAAAATGCAGAGTTTAATTCGGTTATCAAAATGGGACGCACTCAACTTCAAGACGCAGTGCCGATGACCGTAGGTCAGGAATTTCGCGCTTGGTCTGTAACCATCAACGAAGAGATCCGCAATCTAAAATACATTGCTGAGTTATTGTTAGAGGTGAACCTTGGAGCAACGGCCATCGGTACAGGTTTGAACGCCGCAAGCGGATATCAAGTACTCGCCGTTAAGCACCTCGCTGACGTGACAGGATACCGTTGTGTCCCTGCTGAAGACTTGATAGAAGCGACGTCAGACTGCGGTGCTTATGTCATGGCGCACAGTGCGCTAAAACGACTCGCAGTGAAACTGTCGAAGATCTGTAACGACCTACGATTGCTCTCATCGGGCCCGCGTGCAGGCTTTAACGAGTTAAACCTGCCTGAACTCCAAGCGGGCTCTTCGATTATGCCAGCAAAAGTCAATCCAGTTGTGCCTGAAGTGGTCAACCAAGTCTGCTTTAAAGTGATGGGTAATGACACCACCATTGCATTTGCCGCAGAAGGTGGGCAACTCCAACTTAACGTCATGGAACCGGTTATCGCTCAGAGCATGTTCGAATCATTAGACCTATTAAAAAATGCCTGCGTTAACCTACGTGACAAGTGCATTGATGGCATCACCGTCAACAAAGAAGTGTGTGAAAATTTTGTATTCAATTCTATTGGTATAGTCACTTACCTAAACCCGTATATTGGCCACCATGAGGGCGATATTGTAGGGAGAATTTGTGCCGAAACAGGCAAGAATGTCCGCGAAGTTGTACTTGAAAGAGGCCTACTAACCGCCGAGCAGCTAGACGAAATATTCTCTGTAGAAAACTTAATAACACCCCAGTACAAGGCGAAGCGCTACGATTAA
- a CDS encoding protein-disulfide reductase DsbD, whose protein sequence is MRVFFTLVLIGLLSFSGSALALFDSNSSSSSGVGFSNNNSDFVTVQQAFPFYASQIGDTVHLEWDVLEGYYLYQQRLSISVENAQIDALNIIDGTPYKDEFFGSVNIYTEPLSVKVPLLSVNDGAKLIVQYQGCAKAGFCYPPETKIIDLKPISQTNTPAAIANSIKSNTANLEASFAKKTSSLSKESELAGSLADSWWTPLMFLALGVGLAFTPCVFPMYPILTSIVLGSGKLSPARTFGLSFVYVQGMALTYTLLGLVVASAGLQFQAALQHPFVLIGLSILFVLLAMSMFGLYTIQLPNRIQTWLSQQSNKQQGGNLVGVFAMGAISGLVCSPCTTAPLSGALLYVAQSGDLITGAVALYALGLGMGIPLIIVAVFGNKLLPRAGAWMDRVKILFGFILLAAPVFLIERIIPEQWAITLWGILGVAAFGWLYHAKNSLEFGGWKQSFIGIIAVLGLVASVMPVYNQWFGDGSVNAYQPQVTFTRISSVDELDKQLVLANKANKPVMLDFYADWCVACKEFEKYTFHTPEVENKLKDFVLLQADVTKNSPDDIELFKRLKVMGLPTVDFWDANGNYVTNARLTGFVEAEPFLTHLENQIIGN, encoded by the coding sequence ATGCGCGTTTTTTTCACCTTAGTACTTATTGGATTACTCTCATTTTCTGGCTCAGCTCTCGCACTTTTTGATAGTAATAGCTCATCGAGTTCAGGTGTCGGCTTTAGTAATAACAATTCTGATTTTGTTACGGTCCAACAAGCCTTTCCTTTTTATGCAAGTCAAATAGGGGATACGGTTCATCTCGAATGGGATGTGCTGGAAGGTTACTACCTATATCAACAACGCCTCTCCATTAGTGTCGAAAACGCCCAAATTGATGCATTAAATATCATCGATGGAACGCCATATAAAGATGAATTCTTTGGGTCGGTCAATATCTATACCGAACCTTTAAGCGTTAAGGTTCCTTTGCTTTCTGTTAATGACGGGGCGAAACTTATCGTCCAATATCAGGGTTGTGCAAAAGCAGGTTTTTGTTACCCACCAGAAACAAAAATAATTGATCTAAAACCGATTTCACAAACAAATACTCCGGCGGCAATTGCTAACTCTATAAAGAGCAATACCGCAAATTTAGAAGCTAGCTTCGCAAAGAAAACATCATCATTAAGTAAAGAATCTGAACTTGCCGGAAGCCTAGCGGATAGTTGGTGGACGCCTCTCATGTTTTTAGCGCTCGGTGTTGGCTTGGCGTTTACACCATGTGTCTTCCCTATGTACCCTATCCTTACTAGCATTGTATTGGGCAGCGGAAAACTCAGCCCAGCAAGAACATTTGGTCTTTCCTTCGTTTATGTTCAAGGCATGGCACTAACCTACACCTTACTTGGTCTGGTTGTCGCCTCGGCAGGACTTCAATTTCAAGCGGCGCTGCAGCATCCATTTGTACTGATCGGTTTGAGTATCCTGTTTGTCTTACTCGCGATGTCCATGTTTGGTTTGTACACCATTCAGTTACCAAACCGTATTCAAACGTGGCTAAGTCAACAAAGTAATAAGCAGCAAGGTGGCAATCTAGTTGGTGTATTCGCCATGGGCGCTATTTCTGGGTTGGTTTGCTCACCCTGCACCACTGCACCATTATCTGGCGCTTTACTTTATGTCGCACAAAGTGGTGACCTAATAACAGGTGCCGTGGCGCTCTATGCGCTTGGTTTGGGTATGGGTATTCCACTCATTATTGTGGCCGTGTTTGGTAATAAGTTACTGCCTAGAGCTGGTGCATGGATGGATAGAGTTAAGATTTTATTTGGGTTTATTCTTTTGGCTGCTCCCGTATTCTTAATCGAAAGAATTATCCCTGAGCAGTGGGCGATCACCTTGTGGGGTATTCTAGGGGTCGCGGCCTTTGGTTGGCTTTACCATGCTAAGAATAGTTTGGAATTCGGAGGTTGGAAGCAGAGTTTTATCGGTATTATTGCGGTTTTAGGACTGGTAGCTTCGGTAATGCCTGTATATAACCAATGGTTTGGGGATGGGTCTGTGAATGCTTACCAACCACAGGTAACCTTTACTCGTATCAGCTCTGTCGATGAACTAGATAAACAACTTGTATTGGCAAATAAAGCCAACAAACCGGTCATGTTAGACTTTTATGCCGATTGGTGTGTGGCCTGCAAAGAATTTGAAAAATATACCTTTCACACGCCAGAGGTAGAAAACAAACTAAAAGACTTTGTACTATTGCAAGCCGACGTAACCAAGAATAGTCCTGACGATATCGAACTGTTTAAACGTCTAAAAGTAATGGGCTTACCAACCGTCGATTTTTGGGACGCAAATGGTAACTATGTCACCAACGCAAGATTAACAGGTTTTGTCGAAGCAGAACCGTTTCTTACGCATCTAGAAAACCAAATCATCGGCAACTAA
- a CDS encoding response regulator yields the protein MESTYTIIIADDHPLFRNALFQSVHMAISGANLLEADSLEALLSLLNKEAEPDLLLLDLKMPGTNGMSGLIQLRAEYPDLPIVVISANEEPNVVAQVKTHGAFGFIPKSSDMRALISALNQVLNGDPFFPEELLKNSNVNTDLAEKLASLTPQQYRVLGMLSDGLLNKQIAYELSVSEATIKAHMTAIFRKLGVQNRTQAVILLQHLEFES from the coding sequence ATGGAATCGACTTATACCATCATCATAGCTGATGACCACCCACTGTTCCGAAATGCATTATTTCAGTCTGTGCACATGGCGATCAGTGGTGCAAATTTACTCGAAGCGGACTCGCTTGAAGCTTTATTAAGTTTGCTCAACAAAGAGGCGGAACCCGACCTCCTTTTACTCGATCTAAAAATGCCAGGTACTAATGGCATGTCAGGCCTTATTCAGTTAAGAGCTGAGTACCCAGATCTGCCTATTGTGGTCATTTCAGCAAACGAGGAACCAAATGTTGTCGCCCAGGTGAAAACCCATGGTGCCTTTGGATTCATTCCAAAATCAAGCGATATGCGCGCTCTTATTAGCGCTCTAAATCAAGTATTAAACGGTGACCCTTTCTTCCCAGAAGAGCTTCTCAAAAACAGTAATGTTAATACTGATCTTGCAGAAAAACTCGCGTCACTTACCCCCCAACAATATCGAGTACTTGGCATGCTGTCGGATGGCCTGCTAAATAAGCAAATTGCATATGAATTAAGTGTCTCCGAGGCGACGATCAAAGCCCATATGACCGCCATCTTCCGTAAATTAGGTGTACAGAATAGAACCCAAGCGGTCATTCTTCTTCAACACCTTGAATTTGAGAGTTAG